A region from the Leucoraja erinacea ecotype New England chromosome 18, Leri_hhj_1, whole genome shotgun sequence genome encodes:
- the LOC129705536 gene encoding LOW QUALITY PROTEIN: 26S proteasome non-ATPase regulatory subunit 13-like (The sequence of the model RefSeq protein was modified relative to this genomic sequence to represent the inferred CDS: deleted 2 bases in 1 codon): MRDVSAFLQQQQQRETTELGPHWHSMEELYNKKLWHQLTVELLTFVQNTCFATGDGLIKLYENFIGEFEHRINPLSLVEIVLHVVRQMTDPNVALTFLEKTREKVKSSDEAVILCKTAIGALKLNVGDLPVTKKTIEEVDEMLTALPGITTVHGRFYDLSSKYYQIVGNYASYYRDALRFLGCIDIKDLPVAEHQERAFTLGLAGLLGEGVYNFGELLMHPVLESLRTTDKQWLIDTLFAFNSGNVDRFQALKTCWGQQPDLRANELRLMQKIQLLCLMEMTFTRPANHRQLSFQEISLIAKVPVTEVELLVMKALSVGLVRGSIDEVDERVHMTWVQPRVLDLQQIKGMKERLDCWCEDVKNVALLVEHQAQDILT, encoded by the exons GCTCTGGCACCAGCTGACCGTGGAACTGCTGACCTTTGTGCAGAATACCTGCTTCGCCACAGGTGACGGGCTGATCAAG CTGTATGAGAATTTCATCGGTGAATTTGAACACAG GATCAACCCTCTGTCCCTCGTCGAGATCGTTTTACACGTGGTGCGGCAGATGACGG ATCCTAATGTGGCTTTGACATTTTTGGAAAAGACGAGAGAAAAG GTCAAGTCGAGTGATGAGGCCGTGATCCTATGTAAAACAGCCATTGGAGCGCTGAAGTTGAATGTGGGGGATCTCCCAGTCACCAAG AAAACGATCGAGGAGGTGGACGAGATGTTGACCGCTCTGCCGGGCATCACCACGGTGCACGGCCGCTTCTACGACCTGTCCAGCAAGTACTACCAGATCGTCGGCAACTACGCCTCTTACTACCGCGACGCCCTGCGATTCCTGGGCTGCATCGACATCAAAGATCTGCCCG tggCAGAGCACCAGGAGCGAGCGTTCACACTGGGCCTGGCCGGGCTGCTGGGGGAGGGAGTCTACAACTTCGGGGAGCTG TTGATGCACCCGGTCCTTGAGTCGCTACGAACCACAGACAAGCAGTGGCTGATCGACACATTGTTCGCCTTTAACAGCGGCAACGTGGACCGCTTCCAGGCGCTGAAAACATGCTGGGGGCAacag CCGGACCTGAGGGCCAACGAGCTGCGGCTAATGCAGAAAATCCAACTGCTCTGCCTCATGGAG ATGACCTTCACCCGCCCGGCTAATCACCGGCAGCTCAGCTTCCAGGAAATCTCGCTCATCGCCAAGGTCCCCGTCACAGAG GTGGAGTTGTTGGTGATGAAGGCGTTGTCGGTCGGGCTGGTCCGCGGCAGCATTGACGAGGTGGATGAGCGCGTGCACATGACGTGGGTGCAGCCGCGCGTCCTCGACCTGCAGCaa ATTAAAGGCATGAAGGAGCGGTTGGATTGCTGGTGTGAAGATGTGAAGAATGTGGCGCTACTAGTGGAGCATCAGGCTCAGGACATCCTGACCTGA